The Pogona vitticeps strain Pit_001003342236 chromosome 6, PviZW2.1, whole genome shotgun sequence genome contains a region encoding:
- the LOC110078582 gene encoding L-fucose dehydrogenase, which translates to MGLKTHMLRLLPPKLGWQLGGAARTGGMAGQLRYRCKTSPGMAEGLRYAGKVVCVTGGTRGIGEAILRLFVHHGAKVVFCAPECERERGEALQRELEESGCPGEARFVVCDVAIEDDIKNLVSVTINLYGCLDCLVNNAGIFPGFQNTDDVTGEGFRTVLNINAIGYFLAAKYALPHLRKTKGNIVNISSLIAHIGYRNAVAYVTSKGGVTAMTKAMALDESKCGVRVNCISAGNIWTPMWQSLANGTADPEATIQQGINEQPLGRMGTPEEIAQAVLFLACEATFCTGADLWITGGAELGMAPKSHQDATGGVKG; encoded by the exons ATGGGTTTAAAAACCCACATGTTGCGGCTTCTGCCTCCAAAGCTCGGTTGGCAATTGGGAGGAGCGGCGAGAACAGGTGGAATGGCTGGACAGCTGCGCTACCGGTGCAAGACATCACCTGGAATGGCGGAGGGGCTGCGCTACGCGGGCAAGGTCGTCTGCGTGACGGGCGGCACCAGAGGCATTGGCGAAGCGATCCTGAGATTGTTCG TTCACCATGGAGCCAAAGTGGTCTTCTGTGCACCCGAATGTGAAC gggaaaggggggaagcCCTTCAGAGGGAACTGGAAGAGTCTGGGTGCCCTGGAGAAGCTCGTTTTGTGGTCTGCGATGTTGCCATTGAAGATGATATTAAG AATCTGGTTTCTGTGACCATAAACCTGTATGGATGCCTCGATTGTCTTGTAAACAATGCTGGAATTT TTCCCGGCTTCCAGAATACAGACGATGTGACTGGGGAAGGCTTCCGTACGGTTTTGAACATCAATGCTATTGGCTATTTCTTGGCAGCAAAG TATGCACTGCCTCATCTCCGGAAGACGAAAGGGAACATCGTCAACATCTCCAGCCTTATTGCTCATATTGGATATAGGAATGCTGTCGCATACGTCACATCCAAG GGTGGTGTAACTGCCATGACAAAAGCGATGGCCCTCGATGAGAGCAAATGCGGAGTTCGAGTCAACTG TATCTCAGCTGGTAATATCTGGACTCCTATGTGGCAGAGTTTGGCAAATGGGACAGCTGATCCAGAGGCAACGATCCAGCAAGGCATTAATGAGCAG CCTCTGGGACGGATGGGGACCCCAGAAGAGATTGCACAGGCTGTCTTGTTCCTGGCTTGTGAGGCCACCTTTTGTACCGGGGCTGACCTTTGGATCACTGGAGGAGCTGAGCTTGGCATGGCACCGAAGAGCCACCAAGATGCCACTGGAGGTGTTAAAGGCTAG